Below is a window of Podospora pseudocomata strain CBS 415.72m chromosome 1 map unlocalized CBS415.72m_1.2, whole genome shotgun sequence DNA.
TTTTGAGAAGGGCCAGAGGTTGAAGCTCGGCCATGATCGGGCCCGTCTGGTTGGGTCATCCGTGATGATTGGGTCGATTGGGGGGCAGTCAGCATAGCTTTGGACTATGCACAGTGGGCATTTTCCCCCAGCTGAGCGGCATTTGTTTTCTGAGCCTGAGGATGGTTTGTCAGAGCTTGGCATTTACCTCGCTCTGAGCCCACTTTGCTTGGCCAAAGGGAGAGGATTGGTGAGGATCCAGAATCAATTCTCACTAAGAACTAGGACATGTTACCCAACTCACTGTTTTGTGAAAGTCGGCCAGACAGGTTACGAAGCTGAAGGCTCAAAAGCTAGCATATATGCAAGTTCGTCACGAGATGATGGGTGAGTGGTATAGATTTTGGGCCGCCACGTTTTTTTGGGGTCTTCTCTGCTGCATGTAGACCACCTACCTTACCCGACGACACCGACAGTTCGGCTGCCGGGACCTGCGAGGCTTACTTACACCTTCCCTTACCTCCCCACCAATACCTACCGAGATACCGGACCTACCGAGCTACCGGGGCGAAATACCATTCATTCCAGTTGAGACTTGCCTACTGCAGTGATAAGGTCGGAACTCAGATCACACTGGTAGCCACTTTgttcacccacccccacgtGCCGCAGTGATCGGGGATGGTACTTGATGCCTGGGTTCAGTTTCATCTCCGAATTTGCGAGGAATATCGGATGGATGATATCTTGAGCCCGAAAAACtactccttcttgtccataTCACCGGTTGCCATTTCCAGAAAGCGATCTGATGAATACCTCTATCCGAGATGAACTGGGAATCGGATATCAGTTGGGTGGTGCCTGTTCCATCACCCGAGCAGGGCATGCCGGGGTTAAGCACACATCAAAAGGGAGGATGCATAACACAGAATGATCGTGGTGGCTCTTTGTTGTGTTACTTGGCCATTTGGAAGTTGTGTGTGAAAAAGGGAGATTTGAAACATTTTGCTCAGCCGCCTTCAACACtgattgctgttgttgttcttgttgcACATATCTATCTTGCAGGAACCAGATCTCAAACAAAAGTGCTCGAAAGGGGACCTGTGTCTGCAGACcattgaaaaaaaaaactgcTCTGCTAAGCCCTGTTGCCCCGGAGTCGAGATAactttcttttttgttgtgCGGCTTGGACTGTGACACTAAGGGTTTGTTGAGAATCATATGGCCTTGTTCAGTGATCGGCCAAAATTCAGGAATAATTTCAACAAACTTGAGAGATTTATCCGTGTCCCATCCGGCCAGAATTTAACACGCAACTGCAAGATAAACTTTTCGCTCCCCGTCCTGTTTCGTTGGACGATGCTATCCTTCCCGGCCTGTTGGGTCGTTGGCTCAACCCCAGAGCCCCAAAACAAAATTCCCACCTAACCTGGTTCAACACACAAGGTCACGGTCATGTTAAACCAAATGGCAGGCTGTGTTCCGAATGGTAGCTACCATAAAGTTCATTCCGACTGTTGCTCGGTTCCGGTAGGTATCCCACTGACGACGCTCATGCGTGTGAGATAAACCCTGTAATGCTTTGTGCGTCAATGGTTATGTGAAtgcaccaacaacaactacaacaactaccacaacaacaaccattTTATTAAAGAGGTTTAAGCGCCCCTTCAAACCGTTCGCTTATTCTTTAAGGTAACCATCGGTTATCAACATCGCCAGTCCGGCCCCGGTTCATAAGTCGAGGTTGGCACTGCCCCATGctcttgacagcctcgtGGCTTTCAAGACTCGATTAGGGATCATCTTTCAAATTAAAGAAAACAGGGGTTGCTTTGAAATCTTATACCCCGTGTAGTCTGCAACTAGTATTATACAAGGTAATATAGTCTCAGGATAGAAGAATACGTAACTAAAATTTGAAATGGCAAACATCAATTCAGGACCGTCATTAGCATCAATCTAGCCATCATCGCAAAACCCcctcaaaacaccaacaaagCTGCGCTCGaatcctcaaccccaaccttcaccctccccatcccatcaacctccacctcctcccccgtaGTAACattccccatcctcaccggcctccccTGATCAAGCTCATAGTTGTAACTCCACCCATCCCAACTAATCCCCGTAACGGCATCACTCCCGTTAGCCCTCAACCTCTGCACTTTGACCTTTTGCCTGTACCCAACCGtcaccccaacatcaactcccgccctcttccccaaaccccccagtTGAAAAAAATACTCCACGCTTCCTCTCTTTGGCGGATTGGGTAATGGAACTAGTCCCTCCCCGTCAACCGTGGTGTTATACCCCCTCATATtaaccaccacaaccctcgaCAAAATTCCACCATGGTAAATCGCATATGCCGCCTCGCGGTGCCAAGTCAGCGGAAtgttcaccacctccaccttctcatGTCTCCCCAGGGCGGCAGCTGTGGCGATATTGCCGTAGTAAGGGGGTTTTGTCCCTATGCTCGTAACGTTCGTCTCTATTGGTTGCCAGGATGTATACTAACCCCGTCAACACACTATTTGCCGCAAGTTATTTGAGAGAGACAAACCCGGTAGTTAGTCCCCTGGTGCATATGCACCCTTTTGAATCCTTTGCTCGCGGCATAGAGGTTAAAGTCTACCACCCAGAGTGCCGCGCCAAAAGTGTTGGAGAGCCCTGGGCGGCCTTGGTTGTAGAGCGAGTTTGTCTCCCCGAATATGGGCGGTGGAGCGCCCGGATCGAGGGAGACGATCCGGTAGTATTCGGCTGCTTGCGCGTTCACTGACCGGGCGGTGACGGTGTGGTTTAGGAGGGTGGATTGGAGGGTTACGCCTGGGGTTGTGGCGCCCGAGATGTAGCTGGGGGGTGTTAGTGGGGAGTAGTGAGTTGAtatggaaagaaaaaaaggtaGCTGGACCAGAAACATACTTGTGCGTCGAATACAACCTGACATTCCTGCCACTATTCAAACCAGCTGCCCAGCTCACATGCGCCTTTAGCCTGTTACCAACGCCTCCATGAGAAGGTGCTATATATCCATACTCACTCTCACGAGCAAGGTCAGGGCAGTGTTGCCTTACCAGCGCATGTATCGTCCTCGTTCCGTTCTGCCACTGCCACACATAGGTGCTTTCGTTCCAACTCGGAGGTCGAATTGGGCCTTGGGCAGCGGTTGAAAACAAATCCGGTTCGTTGCCATAACCCCATAGATAGAGTTTCCCGTCACTCAGTGCTTTGCAAGCAAGAGGGACTGTGTCGAGGAGTGTTTGCCACCCCTCTGAAGTATTggcaccaaggccaaggttgAAGCCATGAGAAAACTTGACATCCTTCCAGGTGCTGTAGGACTCAAAGTAGGAGCGACCAATGTAGATGGTGGTCGGATAATCGAGAGACCGCTTGGGATTGAAAGTGCCATTCAAGGCATATGGCAAAGAGGCGTTGTAGAGAGCATAATCCTGAGTGTTGCCTCCTACTCGGATGTACGGCTTCGTGCCGGTCAGGTGTCTGATGTTTTCCAAGAGGTTGTCCGAAAAGGTGTTGGGATGTGAGTTGTTTCCTGCAAAGTCAGGAAAGCTAGAGAACTCGATGCTGAAGCTCACGAAGCCGTCGAGGATCTCATTGGCAGACGTGATGGACGTAGCGACTGGGAATTGACCTTGGACAAGTGAACCTgtcaaaagagaaaagaagacgGCCTGCTTCATGTTGGAAAACCGCATAATTCAAAAACAGCATCTCCCAGACATCGCGGGCAATTCCCCTCATCTTGAAgcggacagcagcagcaaaaatACATGAAaacacccaacaccacacgAGTCCACTAATGTCGTGTGTCAGGCTAAATGGTTCACTTGATCACCACCCTGCACCCTGAATGGATCAAAACCAATTCGGCTTGAGTGATCGACATGGAGGGTGAGTACGGCATAGGCCCCGGAAAATGAGGCCAGACAGGAGTGATCACCAGGTTCCACAAGAATCTCCGCGTAGAATGAACATCTGGCTCGTGCTTCTGGGGGAGGGATCCGGGATTCTGGAGATGTTCCACTCGGAATGTGTCGGTACCATGAGACGAACGGGGATTGTTCTGGGGAAATAGATATTTTGCTGGTTAAGGAAGGCAATGCTTGTAAGTGGTCAATTGCAGGGGCCAGCACTCAGCGCGGGCAGTGCGGGGCAGCatgggaggagttggggaacAGAAACAATGATGAGCGTCTCTGTGAGAGGCAGGTGCAGTCTAGGATCAAACACGATGAGGGTTGACTTGAGATACTTGGCACTAGAGTATCCTTGCCCTGGGAGAAACAACCTCGGCAGCTCTCTGCTTGAGGTATATCATCGGTATGTTCGGGACATGGTGTTTCTGTGTAGTCTTGGCGGCGGGGTGTTTGATGTCGTCAAGTGTGGGGTAGCTGTCCTTCTGCCATTGTAGCCAAGAAACCTCAAGACGACGAGATATTGCTCTTGGGGTTTTTTCCTAGCTGGTAATCATAGTCAAAGCCCCTTCAAGAAACTCACGACTTCCTCTTTGGGGTGGTTTGAAGTCAAGACAAGCTCAGGGCCGATGTTAGGCGCCGAGGCATTCTCCACTGCATCCGGGGCATGCGGAGGTCGTCTGATTGTCATGCAACGCTCTCGACGTCATTGATCAATGGGGAATCTAGAATGCCCAAAAGAG
It encodes the following:
- a CDS encoding uncharacterized protein (EggNog:ENOG503NYJ2; CAZy:GH79; COG:G); the encoded protein is MRFSNMKQAVFFSLLTGSLVQGQFPVATSITSANEILDGFVSFSIEFSSFPDFAGNNSHPNTFSDNLLENIRHLTGTKPYIRVGGNTQDYALYNASLPYALNGTFNPKRSLDYPTTIYIGRSYFESYSTWKDVKFSHGFNLGLGANTSEGWQTLLDTVPLACKALSDGKLYLWGYGNEPDLFSTAAQGPIRPPSWNESTYVWQWQNGTRTIHALVRQHCPDLARESEYGYIAPSHGGVGNRLKAHVSWAAGLNSGRNVRLYSTHNYISGATTPGVTLQSTLLNHTVTARSVNAQAAEYYRIVSLDPGAPPPIFGETNSLYNQGRPGLSNTFGAALWVVDFNLYAASKGFKRVHMHQGTNYRYTSWQPIETNVTSIGTKPPYYGNIATAAALGRHEKVEVVNIPLTWHREAAYAIYHGGILSRVVVVNMRGYNTTVDGEGLVPLPNPPKRGSVEYFFQLGGLGKRAGVDVGVTVGYRQKVKVQRLRANGSDAVTGISWDGWSYNYELDQGRPVRMGNVTTGEEVEVDGMGRVKVGVEDSSAALLVF